The following are encoded together in the Cucurbita pepo subsp. pepo cultivar mu-cu-16 unplaced genomic scaffold, ASM280686v2 Cp4.1_scaffold001109, whole genome shotgun sequence genome:
- the LOC111786155 gene encoding vinorine synthase-like, translating into MAVDIEVVSKETVKPSSPTPDNHRRYGLSFLDQVTVDVYNPMIYFYSAGSATAAEISDHLKKSLSTVLSHYYPLAGRVNYDELFIDCNDAGVPFIETRVNCRLSDVMNTAFPTELNKLLPFELDALDDVSMGVQLNVFECGGVAVGICISHKISDALSFFIVVNGWAAVSRGEKEALETHLSASELFPPSKTPIYNTRTSIFRQRVAKRYQIDSASIETIRAQYAEYFAMENQRRPSRVEALSAFLYGRFIAAIKGASNSNPANGSSESEKKIFLVCHAVNIRSRLDPPVPDYAFGNYYRATFAVPSETILNDDYCYDLVKLAREEIAKIDKSYLERLQESSKFLEAMKKAAAQFSTGELISCSFTSLCRMPIYDADFGWGKPAWISSPALMFKNLFVLIDKKDGDGVDVYVHLKPENMEILEADEKFLKYAKLPSN; encoded by the exons ATGGCCGTCGATATCGAAGTTGTTTCAAAAGAAACGGTCAAACCCTCTTCCCCAACGCCGGACAACCACCGCCGTTACGGTTTATCCTTCCTCGACCAAGTCACCGTCGATGTCTACAACCCAATGATCTATTTCTACTCCGCTGGCTCTGCCACCGCCGCCGAAATCTCcgaccatttaaaaaaatccctcTCCACCGTGTTGTCCCATTACTACCCACTCGCTGGCAGAGTCAACTACGACGAGTTGTTTATCGACTGTAATGATGCTGGCGTCCCCTTCATCGAAACCAGAGTCAACTGCCGACTCTCCGATGTAATGAACACGGCGTTTCCTACTGAACTAAACAAACTCCTTCCGTTTGAATTGGATGCTCTTGATGATGTTTCAATGGGGGTTCAATTGAATGTGTTTGAATGCGGCGGTGTTGCTGTCGGGATTTGTATTTCTCATAAGATCAGCGATGCTCTGTCGTTTTTTATTGTCGTTAATGGGTGGGCGGCGGTTTCCCGGGGGGAAAAAGAGGCGCTGGAAACTCATTTATCAGCATCGGAGCTGTTTCCGCCGAGTAAAACACCGATTTACAACACGAGGACAAGTATTTTCAGACAGAGAGTGGCGAAACGGTACCAAATTGATTCAGCGAGTATCGAAACCATTCGAGCTCAATATGCAGAGTACTTCGCCATGGAAAACCAGAGGCGACCTTCAAGAGTTGAGGCTTTGTCCGCCTTCCTCTACGGCCGTTTTATCGCCGCCATTAAAGGC GCTTCTAACAGCAATCCGGCGAACGGAAGCTCGGAATCGGAGAAGAAGATATTCTTAGTCTGCCACGCCGTGAACATCCGATCAAGACTGGACCCACCAGTTCCGGATTACGCATTCGGAAACTATTACAGAGCCACATTCGCAGTTCCGTCGGAGACGATTTTAAACGACGATTATTGCTACGATTTAGTGAAACTAGCGAGAGAAGAAATCGCCAAAATCGACAAATCGTATTTGGAAAGGCTTCAAGAAAGCAGTAAGTTCTTGGAGGCGATGAAGAAGGCGGCGGCGCAATTCTCCACCGGCGAGCTGATTTCCTGCTCGTTCACTAGCCTGTGCCGGATGCCGATTTACGACGCTGACTTCGGGTGGGGAAAACCGGCGTGGATCAGCTCGCCGGCGTTAATGTTCAAGAACCTGTTTGTGTTGATCGATAAGAAAGACGGCGATGGAGTTGACGTTTATGTTCATCTCAAGCCGGAGAACATGGAGATTCTTGAAGCCGATGAGAAGTTCCTCAAGTATGCCAAATTGCCttctaattaa